In one window of Candidatus Kryptonium sp. DNA:
- a CDS encoding PAS domain S-box protein, whose product MSLKIKFVLFSLFTLAALMFISNISRFGVKVEPILIFTLIFFALGAGYVFIWKILNPIEKYKIAIERVLKGQYIEVDYKSRDEVGELGEKLSKLIAKIKRRDLENFIISRIDHILLSNIQIQDAIGEILKIFKESLGYYRFSIYLVDKENQKFRLLSSVGFQEKYLINELAFGSKGLINHAYIFRSPIYSPDVLNDPRYIKEHPDIRSEFDVPLMLGDEVIGILNVESDKIDGIKPEDREFLTRVSVQIATAFRNSEYYNQAMKRLRQLNILNKVSQVIGFKLDIEDILRSVLNLMMESYETNKIAVFLKNKKGESEVLNCAVSIGLSDKHIEIAEEYTPWRGEEYIFPVVIDDVENERSLFNFKDVLVEEGIKSLAFFPIVHREKFLGRLDIYFNSKKILGKEEIELGVNICGEIASAIENARLFELLKSSEKFIRTVLESAPVGILRVDNSGNLLYLNSEMKKVLGLSEEDIRSVAEERIKDFFNSINLELLKKTLERGEGIKKLFVPFNLDNGKEITLVVDIQPVFSSTGNVDGYIIIAMDVTEEEKLQRERLMLSKVIENLSEAVLITDINGNIQYVNPAFEKITGYKINEVLGRTPRILKSGKHDKKFYENLWKTILSGKVWEGELINKKKNGDFYYEYMSISPLFDSQGNITNFVAIKRDISEQKLFETQMLQFQKLESIGSISSGIAHDFNNVLSSIQAGIKVLRRKLPEEDPDIAKVLEILRKSAERGADITRRLLNFVRRESGKMSIIDVNDLIQEVKTLVVHSFPENIKVETLVAENVGYVNVDYGQMVQAIMNLCINARDAMPNGGVLRIEVRIVDGEFLRGKFAGVTSNQYVVISISDTGVGIPEEIKDKIFEPFFTTKPSEKGTGLGLPIVLKIIQSHNGFINYETQIGKGTTFYIYLPSFERKVEKVEEIEVKEITPVTILIVEDEDNLRYLLKEYLESKGHKVFATDDGYEAIEIYKMNMEKIDLALIDIGLPTIDGITTFRKIKQINPNACVVLTSGYFITEPSPTVLMAEEGLSGFIQKPYDIDKIEFLIEKFIGKAKA is encoded by the coding sequence ATGAGTTTAAAGATAAAATTTGTTTTGTTTTCTCTTTTCACTCTTGCTGCTTTAATGTTTATCTCAAACATTTCTCGGTTCGGTGTCAAAGTTGAGCCAATACTGATCTTTACACTTATCTTTTTCGCTCTCGGCGCAGGATATGTTTTCATTTGGAAGATTTTGAATCCTATTGAAAAATATAAGATTGCAATTGAACGAGTACTTAAGGGGCAATATATTGAAGTTGATTATAAATCAAGGGATGAGGTAGGTGAACTTGGTGAAAAACTTTCAAAATTAATTGCAAAGATAAAACGGCGTGATCTTGAGAATTTTATTATATCCCGAATTGATCACATTCTTCTATCAAATATACAGATTCAGGATGCAATCGGTGAAATTTTAAAAATTTTCAAAGAATCATTGGGTTACTATCGCTTTTCAATTTATCTTGTTGACAAGGAAAACCAAAAATTTCGTTTGCTTAGCTCGGTTGGATTTCAAGAAAAATATTTAATTAACGAACTTGCATTCGGAAGCAAGGGACTTATAAACCATGCTTACATATTTAGAAGCCCAATTTATTCTCCCGATGTTTTAAATGATCCAAGATATATCAAGGAACATCCGGACATAAGATCTGAATTTGATGTCCCTCTTATGCTTGGGGATGAAGTAATTGGAATTCTTAATGTTGAAAGCGATAAAATTGATGGGATAAAACCAGAGGATAGGGAATTTTTAACTCGTGTTTCCGTTCAAATCGCAACCGCTTTTAGGAATTCAGAATATTATAACCAAGCAATGAAAAGATTGAGGCAGTTGAACATTTTAAATAAAGTTTCGCAAGTGATTGGTTTTAAACTTGATATTGAAGATATCTTGAGATCTGTATTAAACTTGATGATGGAAAGTTACGAGACAAACAAAATTGCGGTTTTCTTGAAAAATAAAAAGGGAGAAAGCGAGGTTTTAAATTGCGCTGTTTCAATTGGTTTAAGCGATAAACATATTGAAATTGCTGAGGAATATACACCTTGGCGAGGTGAAGAGTATATTTTTCCTGTTGTAATTGATGATGTTGAAAATGAAAGGTCTCTTTTTAACTTTAAAGATGTTTTAGTTGAAGAAGGTATCAAATCCCTTGCATTTTTCCCGATAGTCCACAGAGAAAAGTTTTTAGGACGACTTGATATTTATTTCAATTCCAAAAAAATACTTGGAAAAGAGGAAATTGAACTTGGTGTAAATATATGTGGAGAAATCGCAAGCGCAATTGAAAATGCCAGATTGTTTGAATTGTTGAAGAGCTCTGAAAAATTTATAAGAACAGTTCTTGAAAGTGCTCCTGTTGGAATATTAAGAGTTGATAATAGTGGAAATCTTCTCTATCTAAATTCCGAAATGAAAAAGGTGCTTGGTTTATCTGAAGAGGATATTCGTAGCGTAGCAGAGGAAAGAATAAAAGATTTCTTTAACAGTATCAATTTAGAGCTTCTTAAAAAGACGCTTGAGAGAGGGGAAGGTATAAAAAAATTATTTGTGCCTTTCAACTTAGATAACGGAAAAGAGATAACCCTCGTCGTAGACATTCAACCTGTTTTTTCTTCCACTGGAAATGTAGATGGGTATATAATCATCGCAATGGATGTAACAGAGGAAGAAAAATTACAGCGTGAAAGGTTAATGTTAAGCAAGGTTATTGAAAATCTTTCAGAAGCGGTGTTAATAACCGACATAAATGGTAATATACAATATGTTAACCCTGCTTTTGAAAAAATAACCGGATACAAAATTAACGAAGTGCTCGGACGAACTCCAAGAATTTTGAAAAGTGGAAAACACGATAAAAAATTCTATGAGAATCTGTGGAAAACAATTTTAAGCGGCAAGGTTTGGGAGGGTGAATTGATTAATAAGAAAAAAAATGGCGATTTTTATTATGAGTATATGAGTATTTCACCGTTGTTTGATAGTCAGGGTAACATCACAAATTTTGTCGCCATAAAGCGTGATATAAGTGAGCAAAAGCTTTTTGAGACACAGATGCTCCAATTTCAAAAGCTTGAATCAATCGGTTCAATATCCAGCGGTATTGCTCACGATTTTAATAATGTTCTTTCGTCAATACAAGCGGGTATTAAAGTTTTAAGAAGAAAATTACCTGAAGAAGACCCTGATATAGCAAAAGTGCTTGAGATTTTAAGAAAAAGTGCTGAAAGAGGAGCTGATATAACAAGGCGACTCTTGAACTTTGTAAGAAGGGAAAGTGGAAAGATGTCAATTATTGATGTTAACGATTTAATTCAAGAAGTTAAAACCCTTGTCGTTCATAGTTTTCCAGAAAATATAAAAGTTGAAACATTAGTTGCTGAAAATGTAGGTTATGTAAATGTTGATTACGGTCAAATGGTTCAAGCGATAATGAACTTATGTATTAATGCCAGGGATGCTATGCCAAATGGAGGGGTTTTGAGGATAGAAGTTAGAATTGTTGATGGAGAGTTCTTAAGAGGTAAATTTGCAGGTGTTACTTCTAATCAGTATGTCGTTATATCAATTTCTGATACGGGCGTTGGAATTCCGGAGGAGATTAAAGATAAAATCTTTGAGCCATTTTTCACAACTAAACCCTCTGAAAAAGGCACAGGTCTTGGGCTTCCGATAGTTTTGAAAATTATTCAATCTCACAATGGCTTCATAAATTATGAAACGCAAATAGGCAAAGGAACAACATTTTATATTTATCTACCATCATTTGAAAGAAAAGTTGAAAAAGTAGAGGAAATTGAAGTCAAAGAAATTACACCAGTTACAATCTTAATAGTTGAGGATGAAGATAATTTGAGATATCTTTTGAAAGAATATCTTGAATCAAAGGGACACAAGGTATTTGCGACCGATGATGGTTATGAAGCTATTGAAATTTACAAGATGAACATGGAAAAAATTGACCTTGCCTTGATAGATATCGGTTTGCCAACGATAGATGGAATTACAACATTTAGAAAAATAAAACAGATAAATCCTAATGCTTGCGTCGTCTTAACGAGCGGATATTTCATTACAGAGCCATCGCCAACAGTATTAATGGCGGAAGAAGGTTTAAGCGGATTTATTCAGAAACCTTACGATATAGACAAAATAGAATTTTTAATAGAAAAATTTATCGGGAAAGCCAAGGCTTAA
- a CDS encoding ubiquinol-cytochrome c reductase iron-sulfur subunit — protein sequence MLNNKLSRRQFFNLAGSFIVASIGASAFFTLFHGCRKEETNPTQPPTSGTRFTIKLSEHPELGQIGGFKTFTVNSTPIIVFRTGQTTFKAFSMICTHQGCRTNWVNSEQQFHCPCHGSRFDKDGKVIQGPATQNLRTYNTEYKSDTNELIIYL from the coding sequence ATGTTAAACAATAAATTATCAAGGCGCCAATTTTTTAATCTTGCGGGCTCGTTTATTGTAGCCTCAATTGGTGCTTCAGCGTTTTTCACTTTATTTCACGGTTGCAGAAAAGAAGAAACGAATCCAACTCAACCTCCCACATCGGGAACACGATTCACAATAAAATTAAGTGAGCATCCAGAGCTTGGACAGATTGGAGGATTCAAAACATTTACTGTAAATTCAACTCCTATAATTGTATTTCGCACGGGACAAACAACATTCAAAGCTTTCTCCATGATATGCACACATCAAGGCTGTAGGACTAATTGGGTCAACTCGGAACAACAATTTCATTGCCCTTGTCATGGTTCAAGATTTGATAAAGATGGCAAGGTAATTCAAGGACCGGCAACACAAAACTTGAGAACATATAACACTGAATACAAAAGCGATACAAACGAATTAATTATATATCTTTAA
- a CDS encoding VTT domain-containing protein — MNSTLIVYLLLSLGIILQGEIALLGVGHLIHSGSVNFFSIIFIATLLSFINNEIIFALSKAGFKLLPIQHEKILKTGMLIEKYKTLLLLFSRFIYGTRNIIPALFGLTDIKHLEFSILNFIGALIWALTFTTIGLISGKTLSLFLDVRKYQMLIFGFFLGIAFTITMLKILKLKRG; from the coding sequence ATGAATTCAACTTTAATAGTTTATTTATTGCTATCGCTTGGAATTATCCTTCAAGGTGAAATTGCTTTGCTTGGCGTTGGACATTTAATTCATTCTGGAAGCGTTAACTTTTTCTCAATTATCTTTATTGCAACTTTACTTTCCTTCATAAATAATGAGATAATATTCGCCTTATCAAAAGCTGGATTCAAACTTCTGCCAATTCAACATGAGAAAATCTTAAAAACCGGAATGTTAATTGAAAAATACAAAACGCTCCTCCTTCTTTTCTCAAGATTTATTTACGGAACAAGAAATATAATTCCAGCGCTTTTCGGATTGACGGATATAAAGCACCTTGAATTTTCTATTTTAAATTTTATAGGAGCATTAATTTGGGCTTTGACATTTACAACCATCGGGTTAATCTCTGGTAAGACGCTCTCCCTTTTCCTTGATGTTCGGAAATATCAAATGCTTATCTTTGGCTTCTTTTTGGGAATTGCTTTCACAATAACAATGTTGAAGATTTTAAAATTAAAAAGAGGATAA
- a CDS encoding HDIG domain-containing protein: MPTYEDALNLLFEYTESENLRKHAFAVEAAMRAYARKFGEDEEKWAIVGLLHDFDYEKFPSPDQHPWVGSKILEERGYPEDIRKAILAHADYTGVPRDTLMAKVLYACDELCGFITAVALVRPNKKLEEVTVESVKKKLKDKAFARSVNRDDIYKGSEELGIPLDEHIQFVINAMKSISDKLGL; encoded by the coding sequence ATGCCAACTTATGAAGATGCTTTGAACCTTCTTTTTGAATATACCGAAAGCGAAAATCTACGCAAACACGCTTTCGCTGTAGAAGCAGCTATGAGAGCTTACGCTCGTAAATTTGGTGAAGATGAAGAAAAATGGGCAATCGTTGGACTTTTACACGATTTTGATTATGAAAAATTTCCAAGCCCAGATCAACACCCTTGGGTTGGCTCAAAAATACTTGAAGAAAGAGGATATCCGGAAGATATACGCAAGGCGATCTTAGCTCATGCAGATTACACTGGTGTTCCAAGAGACACATTGATGGCTAAGGTTCTTTATGCTTGTGATGAACTTTGTGGTTTTATAACAGCCGTTGCTCTTGTTAGACCGAACAAAAAACTTGAAGAGGTAACGGTTGAATCAGTAAAGAAAAAACTTAAAGACAAAGCATTCGCAAGGTCTGTGAATAGAGATGATATTTATAAAGGTTCTGAGGAACTTGGAATCCCACTTGATGAACACATTCAATTTGTCATTAATGCAATGAAGTCAATATCAGATAAACTTGGGTTATGA
- a CDS encoding NAD(+)/NADH kinase: protein MKFGIIGNLAKESLYEIVLNLVNQLECEKIQFFVQEEIANEIEKRFSRRIEPKLNLMDLLENADIIVSFGGDGTILSTARLVGHRELPILGVNLGKLGFLAEVSPEEIFDFIKKVCNGEYRIEKRMVLEANVKGKNEKYFALNDIVIDRSGSTRVVDIETYINDEYLITYTADGLIISTPTGSTAYSLAAGGPIVTPSSNVITLTPICPHTLTARPVVIPDDSVIKIKVEFYERDILITADGQIEYKIKPPVEVVVKKANYKVNLVKRLEISYFDLLRSKLMWGRDLRIKKTKAEQ from the coding sequence ATGAAATTTGGGATAATAGGTAACCTCGCAAAAGAATCACTCTACGAGATAGTTCTAAACCTAGTAAATCAATTGGAATGTGAAAAAATTCAATTCTTTGTTCAAGAAGAAATAGCAAATGAAATTGAAAAAAGATTTTCAAGAAGGATTGAACCTAAACTAAATCTTATGGATCTACTTGAAAACGCGGACATAATTGTTTCGTTCGGTGGCGATGGTACAATTCTTTCAACAGCAAGATTAGTTGGCCATAGGGAATTACCGATACTCGGCGTAAACTTGGGGAAGCTTGGATTTCTCGCCGAAGTTTCACCAGAAGAGATTTTTGATTTCATAAAAAAAGTTTGTAATGGTGAATACAGAATTGAAAAAAGGATGGTTCTTGAAGCAAATGTAAAAGGGAAAAATGAAAAATACTTCGCTTTGAATGATATCGTAATTGACAGATCTGGTTCAACGCGAGTTGTTGACATTGAAACATACATAAACGATGAATACCTAATAACATACACTGCAGACGGACTTATCATATCTACACCTACAGGTTCAACCGCATATTCCCTTGCTGCCGGCGGACCTATTGTGACACCGTCAAGCAATGTCATAACTCTTACCCCCATTTGCCCCCATACTTTAACTGCAAGACCTGTGGTAATACCAGATGATAGCGTAATTAAAATTAAAGTTGAGTTTTACGAGAGAGATATTTTAATCACAGCTGACGGGCAGATTGAATACAAGATCAAGCCACCTGTTGAGGTTGTTGTAAAGAAAGCCAATTATAAGGTAAATCTCGTGAAACGGCTTGAGATAAGCTATTTTGATTTGTTAAGATCAAAGTTAATGTGGGGAAGAGATTTAAGGATTAAAAAAACAAAAGCGGAACAATGA